The DNA segment TCCCAGGTTGACCAGATCCGGAACCCAGGCGCGGAAACGTCTACCTGCGACCCGGTCGTGGAGAACGTTGCCAGTTGGTCCGTGTTGTCCGTCGCGCCGACGCAGATCACCGACGGCCATCTCGCCGGGTACTGGACGGACGTCCCCGCCAGGTTGCCCGACGAAGCACACAGGACGACCCCGCGGTTGTACGCGTATTTCACGGCTTGCGAGAAGAAGGTAGTGCCCGTCGGCGTGCTGAAACTCATCGACGCGACGTGCACCCCCTGGTCCGCCGCCCAGATCAGCCCGGATGCCGCCCAGCTCTCATCCAGAAACGCGGCATTTCCGACCACCACCGGCATGAGCCGGCAGCCGAACGCCACCCCGAGGAAACTGTTGGTCTTCACCCTCGCCCCGGCCGCGATCCCCGCGCACACCGTTCCGTGAGGAAAACCCGTCGCGGTGTCGTCCGTCAAGTCCGGCTGTGATCCCGGCACAAAGTTCCGCCCCGGCACCAGCGACGGCGCCAGATTCGGGTGGCTCTGGCTGATACCCGTATCAAGGATCGCGACCGTCACGCCCGGCGACCCGGTCGCGAGCGCCCACGCGTCGACCACCTGGATATCGGCCCCGGTAACGCCCGGCGCCGAACAGATGACCTGCCCGATGTTCAGCATGCTCCACTGCTGGTTCGCGGGCAGCACGGCATCCCAGGACCCGATCCCATCTACCTCAGCAGTCTCAATGAACTCGGTATGGCCGGACAACTCCGCCGCCAAAGCGATCGTGTTCGTGCCGACCGGGACATGCAGCGTGTAGTACCGATCGAGTCCGAGTCCCTTTGCCAGAGCCTTGTCCGCCGGTGGGGGGCTCATGCTCAGATCGACACGTGACACCGCAAACTTCGTCAGCGTCGCCGCGACCGGTTCCGGCATCGCCCGGCCGGATGCCTCGGCGGACAACGTGGTCGATCCAAGCGGGAGTACAATCCCCGGTTTGACCTGCACAATGACGTGATCGCTGGCATACCCGCCCGCCCGATCCGGCCCGGTCAAGGGCAACGTCGGCCCCGTGGCGCCAGCCGCGGCGGACAGCGGCGCACAGACTGACAGCGCGACAAAGAACCTGCCCATGGGTCGTGGGCGCAGAACGTTCATTTGAGGGCCTCTCTCTCTCAATCCTGCGAGGCACACAACACGGCTTCGCGTGGGCGCCCGCCGTGCACCAGCACTATACGAGATGCCGCGGGCCCTCCACAAGACCCCAGATGCGGGTGCACTCAGATCGGCATGCGATACGGCATTTGATCGGATTGGCAGCGAGAAGTGTGATAATCACATGATCTCGGCGTCTTGCGACTTGACAGATCGACCGAGAACTGTCACACTCCTTGCGAGTGCAGGCTCCGGAAGGGGCCAGCGGAGTTGAGAGAGAGAGAGAACTTCCCGAGAACAAACGCGACTCTTCGTTCTGTTTGGAGCGAATGACGCGATCGTCAGTGGACCTTTTCCGGGCCCACGAAGCGAGTGTGAATCGGGATCACGCGTGGAGAGAGAACCATGTTCCAGCGTCCGTTCCGAGCGTTTGGTCTGATCGTTGCCGCCGGTCTGCTTGCGTCCGCCTCCACGGCTGTCGCGGACTTGAACGGCGATCTCTTCCGCATCACCGCACGCTCCGCCGCCAATCCGAGCGACTGGGCCTCGCTGATCATCAACTCGTCCGAGGGCTCGTGGAACGGCGACGTCTTCACCGTCAGCGTCACGAACCGCATGTTCCGCGATGCGGGCGGCGCGGTAGATACCCGGTTCGGCCGGTTGAACTCGCTCGACGCCGAGATCCACGAGGATCCGTCGGTCGCCGCGAACTTCAACGTGCAGGGCGGTGTCTTCAACACGATCTACTCCGTTGAGTCCGTCCTCCTGTCCTTCCCCGCCATCGCGTCCGCCCAGGGCTTCGCATCCGCCCAGATCGGTGTGACCGACCAGGACGGCGACGGTGCGACGATTGCCCCGACCAACGGCGGGCACCTCTACCGCGCGTACTACAACAGCCTCCCGGGCACCCACCCCTATGACGGCACGCTCTTCAGCGGCTCCCCGCTGCTCCCGGGGAGCGTCGTTGCCGGCCCCAACGGCTCCAACATTCTCTTCGGCGACTCCGGCTCGTTTATCGCAATCGGTGTTCCCGTGAGCGACATCTCCGCCTTGTTCGAGTTCAGCGTCAGCGCGTTCGACCTCGCCGCCGGCACCAGCACGTTCACCGTCGTTCCCGCCCCGGGTGCCGTTGGTCTGCTCGGCCTCGCCGGCCTCGCGATGGCCCGTCGCCGCCGCTGATTTGCCCGCATGTGTTGTGTCTGTGAGTTGGATCGTTGATCGCGAAGTACAAGCACGACTCGGCGC comes from the Phycisphaeraceae bacterium genome and includes:
- a CDS encoding S8 family serine peptidase; its protein translation is MNVLRPRPMGRFFVALSVCAPLSAAAGATGPTLPLTGPDRAGGYASDHVIVQVKPGIVLPLGSTTLSAEASGRAMPEPVAATLTKFAVSRVDLSMSPPPADKALAKGLGLDRYYTLHVPVGTNTIALAAELSGHTEFIETAEVDGIGSWDAVLPANQQWSMLNIGQVICSAPGVTGADIQVVDAWALATGSPGVTVAILDTGISQSHPNLAPSLVPGRNFVPGSQPDLTDDTATGFPHGTVCAGIAAGARVKTNSFLGVAFGCRLMPVVVGNAAFLDESWAASGLIWAADQGVHVASMSFSTPTGTTFFSQAVKYAYNRGVVLCASSGNLAGTSVQYPARWPSVICVGATDNTDQLATFSTTGSQVDVSAPGFRIWSTWDSTASPECVAGGYNTFGYASGTSFAVPHVAGLAALVKSANPTLSGARIRQIIETTADDRGTPGWDPSFGFGRINAMRAVRAALNLSRCPADWTNDGRVDASDIAVFTTDWLNDIATGGLRTDVDHSGVVDVTDISRLIAMWFDSLNNGC
- a CDS encoding PEP-CTERM sorting domain-containing protein, which encodes MFQRPFRAFGLIVAAGLLASASTAVADLNGDLFRITARSAANPSDWASLIINSSEGSWNGDVFTVSVTNRMFRDAGGAVDTRFGRLNSLDAEIHEDPSVAANFNVQGGVFNTIYSVESVLLSFPAIASAQGFASAQIGVTDQDGDGATIAPTNGGHLYRAYYNSLPGTHPYDGTLFSGSPLLPGSVVAGPNGSNILFGDSGSFIAIGVPVSDISALFEFSVSAFDLAAGTSTFTVVPAPGAVGLLGLAGLAMARRRR